In one Nicotiana sylvestris chromosome 8, ASM39365v2, whole genome shotgun sequence genomic region, the following are encoded:
- the LOC138875928 gene encoding uncharacterized protein: MGSSLFWYENWTGLGALYFLVPQDFGIDENIQNVHDVTLDGEWDVDRLFEILPEDLAVHILEKIKPPSTMQVLDRPFWMLETRGYFSVKSAWEYTRRRDEPRIAYRKIWPDEESLQHLFFRSETAKTTWKYFLLRAGIDVEGLTLHQAITKCWTANVCLRLKPVMQALPSCVVWKLWKRRNSMKYGEAVTTSRVIYQVSSNLQALVKVRKPGMDMVPHKWQDLLAMMENFTHKLKVTKVMWEFPSAGWLKVNTDGASRGNPCRSSIGFCIRNENGDIVKSVGKEIKETTNTVAEAKAMVEALRFCRFQQYSHVWLQTDSMLLKKIMDGIWKPP; encoded by the exons ATGGGATCCTCACTATTCTGGTATGAAAACTGGACAGGTCTTGGGGCACTATATTTTTTAGTTCCTCAGGACTTTGGCATTGATGAAAATATACAAAATGTACATGATGTTACCTTAGATGGTGAGTGGGATGTGGATAGGCTATTTGAAATACTTCCTGAAGACTTAGCAGTACACATTCTGGAGAAAATCAAACCACCTTCAACCATGCAGGTTCTTGACAGGCCTTTTTGGATGCTGGAAACAAGAGGATATTTCAGTGTTAAGTCAGCATGGGAGTATACAAGAAGAAGAGACGAACCAAGAATAGCTTATAGAAAGATTTGG CCTGACGAAGAATCTCTTCAGCACTTATTTTTTAGATCAGAAACTGCAAAGACAACTTGGAAGTATTTTCTATTGAGGGCAGGAATAGATGTGGAGGGACTTACATTGCACCAAGCAATCACAAAATGTTGGACTGCAAATGTATGCTTAAGGTTAAAACCAGTAATGCAAGCACTACCCTCATGCGTAGTCTGGAAACtttggaaaagaagaaatagtatGAAGTATGGGGAGGCGGTGACAACTAGCAGGGTGATTTATCAAGTTTCATCAAATCTCCAGGCACTGGTGAAAGTAAGAAAGCCTGGGATGGATATGGTACCTCACAAATGGCAAGATCTATTAGCTATGATGGAAAACTTCACTCATAAACTTAAGGTTACAAAAGTCATGTGGGAATTTCCAAGTGCAGGATGGCTAAAAGTTAATACGGATGGTGCATCGAGGGGAAATCCATGCAGGAGCTCAATAGGTTTTTGTATAAGAAATGAAAATGGTGACATAGTCAAGTCAGTAGGGAAAGAGATTAAGGAGACAACAAACACAGTAGCTGAAGCGAAGGCCATGGTAGAAGCACTAAGGTTCTGCAGATTTCAACAATACTCTCATGTATGGCTTCAAACTGACTCAATGTTATTAAAAAAGATAATGGATGGAATCTGGAAACCACCATAG
- the LOC138875930 gene encoding uncharacterized protein has product MNALIWNIRSVNTQQAFERLTKMHRQKHYDFVGLMEPKQQAKKLKRYRNKIRLAQAISNVSNKIWAFIDEVFEVTVMYNMVQQLTLRLFHTESHVEFVLTLIYAKCDAIKKIELWDSLYAMARDMEAPWLVGGDFNVIWEEEEKFGGLPVSLNEIDDFRHCINTCNLFNLGFKGSIFTW; this is encoded by the coding sequence ATGAATGCTCTCATTTGGAATATAAGGTCAGTCAACACACAGCAGGCCTTTGAAAGGTTGACAAAAATGCATAGGCAAAAGCACTATGATTTTGTAGGATTAATGGAGCCAAAGCAACAAGCAAAAAAACTGAAAAGGTACAGAAACAAGATAAGACTTGCACAGGCAATTTCAAATGTTTCCAATAAGATCTGGGCTTTTATAGATGAGGTATTTGAGGTAACTGTTATGTACAATATGGTGCAACAATTAACACTAAGATTGTTTCATACTGAATCGCATGTGGAGTTTGTCTTAACATTGATATACGCAAAATGTGATGCAATTAAGAAGATAGAATTATGGGATTCATTATATGCAATGGCAAGGGATATGGAAGCACCATGGCTTGTAGGAGGTGATTTCAATGTAATatgggaagaagaagagaagtttgGTGGGTTACCTGTGTCATtgaatgaaattgatgattttcgaCACTGCATCAACACTTGCAATCTTTTCAACCTTGGATTTAAAGGCAGCATATTTACATGGTGA